In one window of Leifsonia sp. NPDC080035 DNA:
- a CDS encoding branched-chain amino acid ABC transporter permease codes for MLQGALAGLAAGGLYAVLAVCLTLMSRLVRVVNFAQAATGMFGGFVAVWLVSHAGWPIWLGSIAGVLLGGALSALIGLIIATWLAEADTTTRSAVTVGPLLLLISLSFILFGNKPQPFSPIIAGPAFSVGGVVIAQVTVATVTLAVVVAVACKIVLARTSVGTKLRALSERPTTAELIGIPSKPLSVTVWAVTGLISALVIIIVAPSQSNDATSLSMLIVPASAAALLGAFRRLDLAVVGGLVLGLLSGLVAQIDQVSFIRNFLPFLFIVGFLLWMQRKEVWDAAR; via the coding sequence ATGCTGCAGGGCGCTCTCGCCGGCCTCGCCGCCGGCGGTCTGTACGCCGTGCTCGCGGTGTGCCTCACCCTGATGAGCCGTCTGGTGCGCGTCGTGAACTTCGCGCAGGCGGCCACCGGGATGTTCGGCGGCTTCGTCGCCGTGTGGCTGGTCAGCCATGCGGGCTGGCCGATCTGGCTGGGCTCGATCGCCGGCGTGCTGCTCGGCGGCGCGCTGAGCGCGCTGATCGGCCTGATCATCGCGACCTGGCTCGCCGAGGCGGACACGACCACCCGGTCGGCCGTCACCGTCGGGCCGCTGCTGCTGCTCATCTCGCTGTCGTTCATCCTGTTCGGCAACAAGCCGCAGCCGTTCAGCCCGATCATCGCCGGCCCCGCGTTCTCGGTCGGCGGCGTCGTCATCGCGCAGGTGACGGTCGCGACGGTGACCCTCGCCGTCGTCGTCGCCGTCGCGTGCAAGATCGTGCTCGCCCGCACCTCCGTCGGCACCAAGCTGCGGGCGCTCTCGGAGCGGCCGACGACGGCGGAGCTGATCGGCATCCCGTCGAAGCCGCTGAGCGTCACGGTCTGGGCGGTCACCGGACTCATCTCCGCGCTGGTGATCATCATCGTCGCGCCCTCGCAGTCGAACGACGCGACGAGCCTGTCGATGCTCATCGTGCCGGCGTCCGCCGCCGCCCTGCTCGGCGCGTTCCGCCGGCTCGACCTCGCGGTCGTCGGCGGACTGGTGCTCGGCCTCCTGAGCGGACTGGTCGCGCAGATCGACCAGGTGTCGTTCATCCGCAACTTCCTGCCGTTCCTCTTCATCGTCGGATTCCTGCTGTGGATGCAGCGCAAGGAGGTGTGGGATGCGGCGCGCTAG
- a CDS encoding ABC transporter substrate-binding protein: MRKHVFYAAAALAASAALVLSGCSGGGGGDGKSPIVVGSVNTKSGAATFPEASLAAAAVFADQNAKGGINGHKIDYKALDDKGDPATASANARELVGSDEAVAMVGSASLIECEINAKYYEQQKILSMPGVGVDTGCFDSANISPANVGPFNDMTLTLYWGSEVAKLDNICVLLEIAGSTRPAYQKAIDNWTEITGKKPLYVDDTVPYGASDYTPYIVKAKDAGCKALAINPVEPDAIAQVKAANAQGWKDVTWLYLTSVYSDNFAKAVSDSGAGIYVPAEFYPFTDASSDINKDWRDLMTKNDIPLTSFSQGGYLAAKYFIQVAEGIKGDITRESVTKALHEMTSISNPMVGTPYEFGTAKKHDGNTAGWPIKLMSGTNKWELNGDDWITIPKK, from the coding sequence ATGAGGAAACACGTGTTCTACGCCGCCGCGGCGCTCGCGGCATCCGCAGCACTCGTGCTGAGCGGCTGTTCCGGCGGGGGCGGCGGCGACGGCAAATCGCCCATCGTCGTCGGCTCCGTCAACACCAAGAGCGGCGCCGCGACGTTCCCGGAGGCGTCCCTCGCCGCCGCGGCCGTCTTCGCCGACCAGAACGCCAAGGGCGGCATCAACGGTCACAAGATCGACTACAAGGCCCTCGACGACAAGGGCGACCCGGCGACCGCGTCCGCGAACGCCCGCGAGCTGGTCGGCAGCGACGAGGCCGTCGCCATGGTCGGCTCCGCGAGCCTGATCGAGTGCGAGATCAACGCCAAGTACTACGAGCAGCAGAAGATCCTCTCGATGCCGGGCGTCGGCGTCGACACGGGATGCTTCGACAGCGCCAACATCTCCCCTGCGAACGTCGGCCCGTTCAACGATATGACCCTGACCCTGTACTGGGGCTCGGAGGTCGCCAAGCTCGACAACATCTGCGTGCTCCTGGAGATCGCCGGCAGCACCCGCCCGGCGTACCAGAAGGCCATCGACAACTGGACGGAGATCACCGGCAAGAAGCCGCTCTACGTCGACGACACCGTCCCCTACGGCGCCAGCGACTACACGCCCTACATCGTCAAGGCGAAGGACGCCGGTTGCAAGGCCCTCGCGATCAACCCGGTGGAGCCGGACGCCATCGCGCAGGTCAAGGCCGCCAACGCGCAGGGCTGGAAGGACGTCACCTGGCTGTACCTGACCAGCGTCTACTCCGACAACTTCGCCAAGGCGGTCAGCGACTCCGGCGCCGGGATCTACGTGCCCGCCGAGTTCTACCCGTTCACCGACGCGTCCAGCGACATCAACAAGGACTGGCGCGACCTGATGACGAAGAACGACATCCCGCTGACCTCGTTCTCGCAGGGCGGCTACCTCGCCGCGAAGTACTTCATCCAGGTGGCCGAGGGCATCAAGGGCGACATCACCCGGGAGTCGGTCACGAAGGCGCTGCACGAGATGACGTCGATCTCGAACCCGATGGTCGGCACGCCCTACGAGTTCGGCACGGCGAAGAAGCACGACGGCAACACCGCAGGCTGGCCGATCAAGCTCATGAGCGGCACGAACAAATGGGAGCTCAACGGGGACGACTGGATCACCATCCCCAAGAAGTAG
- a CDS encoding nuclear transport factor 2 family protein, which produces MPSNYEIIRDHYAASDRGDLEGMLAPLAPDARWTEMAGFPYAGTYLGPDEVRRGVFERIAAEWDGYTAAITELIDGGDTIVGLGTYSGTNRDTGRSFEARVAHVWRLEDGRVLAFEQFTDTARVADALP; this is translated from the coding sequence ATGCCGAGCAATTACGAGATCATCCGGGACCACTACGCGGCGAGCGACCGCGGCGACCTGGAGGGGATGCTGGCCCCGCTCGCGCCGGACGCGCGATGGACGGAGATGGCCGGCTTCCCGTACGCGGGCACGTACCTCGGTCCCGACGAGGTGCGCCGCGGGGTGTTCGAGCGCATCGCCGCGGAGTGGGACGGCTACACGGCCGCCATCACCGAGCTGATCGACGGCGGAGACACGATCGTCGGCCTCGGCACCTACAGCGGCACCAACCGCGACACCGGGCGCTCCTTCGAGGCGCGGGTCGCGCACGTCTGGCGGCTGGAGGACGGCCGCGTGCTGGCGTTCGAGCAGTTCACCGACACCGCCCGCGTCGCCGACGCGCTCCCGTAG
- a CDS encoding MoaF C-terminal domain-containing protein, with amino-acid sequence MTDISTDQATDPAVDEWRTYDEFAAGIDTYRLPNTDLDGTRLALTLDDGSTMRLAFDGQEVEVDGVRDPYDAVAVRDDVVFVNLPLTSREREAVTIVYSTTSHRALVTFSRIDEEEVEGEPRVKQEFHAAVTDGGEPTGEIPAPSRDLIGKRNIYRYSPQHLYEHVYVSSQRYAWQCLEGVQRGHGDMDLSTVWKFQNGLYLFCFREFRIAVASVWLHDLGYDLRTTGIFLGLNGAGESEHSRAGGHIYPLGSVAYPDAQPV; translated from the coding sequence ATGACCGACATCAGCACCGACCAGGCGACGGACCCCGCCGTCGACGAGTGGCGCACCTACGACGAGTTCGCCGCGGGGATCGACACCTACCGCCTCCCGAACACCGACCTCGACGGCACACGCCTCGCGCTGACGCTCGACGACGGCTCCACCATGCGACTCGCCTTCGACGGGCAGGAGGTGGAGGTGGACGGCGTCCGCGACCCGTACGACGCCGTCGCCGTGCGCGACGACGTCGTGTTCGTGAACCTGCCGCTCACCAGCCGCGAGCGCGAGGCCGTCACGATCGTCTACTCGACGACCAGCCACCGTGCGCTCGTCACCTTCTCGCGCATCGACGAGGAGGAGGTCGAGGGCGAGCCGCGGGTGAAGCAGGAGTTCCACGCCGCGGTGACCGACGGCGGCGAGCCGACCGGCGAGATCCCCGCGCCTTCCCGGGACCTGATCGGCAAGCGCAACATCTACCGCTACAGCCCGCAGCACCTCTACGAGCACGTGTACGTCTCCAGCCAGCGTTACGCCTGGCAGTGCCTGGAGGGCGTGCAGCGCGGCCACGGCGACATGGATCTGTCGACGGTCTGGAAGTTCCAGAACGGCCTGTACCTGTTCTGCTTCCGGGAGTTCCGCATCGCGGTCGCGAGCGTCTGGCTGCACGACCTCGGCTACGACCTGCGCACGACAGGGATCTTCCTCGGGCTGAACGGTGCGGGCGAGTCCGAGCACTCCCGCGCCGGCGGGCACATCTATCCCCTGGGTTCGGTGGCCTACCCCGATGCCCAGCCGGTCTGA